In the genome of Chelmon rostratus isolate fCheRos1 chromosome 24, fCheRos1.pri, whole genome shotgun sequence, one region contains:
- the LOC121627187 gene encoding mitogen-activated protein kinase kinase kinase kinase 4-like isoform X9 has product MANDSPAKSLVDIDLASLRDPAGIFELVEVVGNGTYGQVYKGRHVKTGQLAAIKVMDVTEDEEEEIKLEINMLKKYSHHRNIATYYGAFIKKSPPGHDDQLWLVMEFCGAGSITDLVKNTKGNQLKEDWIAYISREILRGLAHLHAHHVIHRDIKGQNVLLTENAEVKLVDFGVSAQLDRTVGRRNTFIGTPYWMAPEVIACDENPDATYDYRSDLWSCGITAIEMAEGAPPLCDMHPMRALFLIPRNPPPRLKSKKWSKKFFSFIEGCLVKNYTQRPPTEQLLKHPFIRDQPNERQVRIQLKDHIDRTKKKRGEKDETEYEYSGSEEEEEDPPEQEGEPSSIVNVPGESTLRRDFIRLQQENKERSEALRRQQLLQEQQLREQEEYKRQLLAERQKRIEQQKEQRRRLEEQQRREREMRRQQEREQRRREQEEKRRIEEMDRRRKEEEERRRAEDEKRRNDREQEYIRRQLEEEQRHLEMLQEQLLREQAMLLADERYRKNIQGSPQTAPPPKQPPLPPRSSEPFSNGSSASEASAMHRPMEPQVPVRTTSRSPVLSRRESPLPSQPGNQGGQRNAGGNVEQRPLWDRVEKLQPRPGSGSSSGSSNSSSQASPGDRFRPRSSSKSEGSPLQRPDNVPKKQDEKNLARPTRPAGDADLTALAKELRAVDDVRPHHKVTDYSSSSEESGTTDEEDDEEVDQEAGEESTSGAEDSRAGYPHGFCRRLSNGETESARTMLVEDSESEQAITPSKDGTLVIRQSTVDIKRLVNLSSSSSSAGPGHGHGQPQPPSHGLPEKNGFAGRIHHLPDLIQQSHHSPSSSTTIPSASSTSSSSSSSFPSSSSLASPAMSPQNPLDKFTAIESQSESNSMSKHKSSSSFTPFIDPRLLQISPSSGSSLNNMAGFGQDGRLADPLRSDPSRKGSVVNVNPVNTRPPSDTPEIRKYKKRFNSEILCAALWGVNLLVGTESGLMLLDRSGQGKVYPLINRRRIQQMDVLEGLNVLVTISGKKNKLRVYYLSWLRNKILHNDPEVEKKQGWVNVGDLEGCVHYKVVKYERIKFLVLALKNAVEVYAWAPKPYHKFMAFKSFGDLVHKPLLVDLTVEEGQRLKVIYGSCSGFHAVDVDSGAVYDIYLPTHIQTSIQCHAIIILPNTDGIELLVCYEDEGVYVNTYGRITKDVVLQWGEMPTSVAYIRSNQIMGWGEKAIEIRSVETGHLDGVFMHKRAQRLKFLCERNDKVFFASVRPGGASQVYFMTLGRTSLMSW; this is encoded by the exons ATGGCGAACGACTCTCCAGCTAAAAGTCTGGTAGACATAGACTTGGCTTCGTTGCGG gATCCAGCTGGGATATTTGAATTGGTGGAGGTAGTTGGAAATGGCACCTATGGACAAGTATACAAG GGGCGTCATGTCAAGACTGGACAGCTGGCTGCCATCAAAGTCATGGACGTCACAGAG gatgaagaggaggaaattaAACTGGAGATCAATATGTTGAAGAAGTATTCCCACCACCGAAACATAGCCACCTACTATGGTGCTTTCATTAAAAAGAGCCCCCCGGGACACGATGACCAGCTATGG TTGGTGATGGAGTTCTGTGGAGCTGGTTCGATCACAGACCTGGTGAAGAACACCAAGGGGAACCAGCTGAAGGAAGACTGGATCGCCTACATCTCCAGAGAGATCCTAAGG gGCCTTGCCCACCTACATGCCCACCACGTCATCCACCGTGACATCAAGGGCCAGAACGTCCTGTTGACTGAGAATGCCGAAGTCAAACTAG TTGACTTTGGCGTGAGTGCTCAGCTGGACAGGACAGTGGGGAGGAGGAACACCTTCATTGGCACCCCTTATTGGATGGCCCCTGAGGTCATTGCTTGTGACGAGAACCCAGACGCCACATATGATTACAGA AGTGATCTGTGGTCTTGTGGTATCACAGCTATTGAAATGGCTGAAGGAGCACCAC CACTTTGTGACATGCACCCAATGCGTGCACTCTTCCTCATTCCAAGAAACCCTCCTCCCCGGCTCAAATCTAAAAAATG GTCCAAAAAGTTTTTTAGTTTCATCGAGGGCTGTCTGGTGAAGAACTACACGCAGCGCCCCCcgacagagcagctgctgaagcaCCCCTTCATCCGAGACCAGCCCAACGAGAGGCAAGTCCGCATTCAGCTCAAAGACCACATCGACCGCaccaagaagaagagaggagagaagg ATGAGACAGAGTATGAGTACAGTggcagtgaagaggaggaagaggatccTCCAGAGCAGGAGGGGGAACCCAG CTCCATTGTCAATGTGCCAGGTGAGTCAACTCTGCGCCGCGACTTCATCCGCCTGCAGCAGGAGAACAAGGAGCGATCAGAGGCCCTCCGTcgccagcagctcctccaggagCAGCAGCTCCGGGAGCAGGAGGAGTACAAGCGCCAACTTCTGGCCGAGAGGCAGAAGCGCATTGAGCAacagaaggagcagaggaggcggCTGGAGGAG CAACAGCGACGCGAGCGGGAGATGAGGAGGCAACAGGAGCGCGAGCAGCGTCGTCGTGAGCAAGAGGAGAAGAGGCGTATTGAGGAGATGGATCGTCGACGtaaagaagaggaggaacgCCGGAGGGCAGAGGATGAGAAGAGAAGGAACGATCGTGAACAG GAGTACATCAGGcgtcagctggaggaggagcagagacacctggagatgctgcaggagcagctgctcCGTGAACAGGCCATGCTGCTG GCCGACGAGCGGTACCGTAAGAACATTCAGGGCTCCCCTCAGACTGCCCCTCCTCCCAAGCAGCCCCCTCTGCCTCCCCGCTCCTCTGAACCGTTCTCCAATGGTAGCTCCGCCTCCGAGGCCTCCGCCATGCACCGGCCAATGGAGCCTCAG GTCCCGGTAAGGACAACATCCAGGTCTCCAGTGCTGTCGCGCCGTGAGTCCCCTCTGCCATCACAACCCGGCAACCAGGGCGGACAGAGGAACGCTGGCGG TAATGTGGAGCAGCGCCCACTGTGGGACCGCGTGGAGAAGCTGCAGCCTCGGCCAGGCAGCGGCAGCTCCTCCGGCTCCTCCAACTCCAGCTCCCAGGCCAGTCCTGGTGACCGCTTCAGGCCACGCT CTTCCTCCAAATCTGAAGGGTCGCCACTCCAGCGGCCCGACAATGTTcccaaaaaacaagatgaaaagaaCCTCGCCAGACCTACTCGACCAGCT GGTGATGCG GACCTGACAGCTCTGGCCAAGGAGCTTCGTGCAGTAGACGACGTGAGGCCTCACCACAAGGTCACGGACTACTCCTCATCAAGCGAGGAGTCGGGCACCACTGACGAGGAAGACGATGAGGAGGTGGACCAGGAGGCGGGAGAGGAATCCACCTCTGGAGCCGAGGACTCCAGGGCTGG ATATCCCCATGGCTTCTGCAGGAGGCTGAGTAACGGGGAGACGGAGTCTGCTAGGACTATGCTGGTTGAGGACTCAGAGAGCGAGCAAGCCATTACGCCCTCCAAGGATGGCACGCTGGTCATCAGACAG AGCACAGTTGACATAAAGCGGTTGGTCAatctctcatcctcctcctcctcggctgGCCCTGGCCACGGCCACGGCCAGCCCCAACCCCCCAGCCACGGCCTCCCAGAGAAAAACGGCTTTGCCGGCCGTATACACCACCTACCAGACCTTATCCAGCAGAGCCATCACTCCCCTTCCTCTTCCACGACCATCCCTTCCgcatcctccacctcctcctcctcctcctcctccttcccctcatCATCTAGCCTTGCCAGTCCTGCCATGTCCCCACAGAACCCCCTGGACAAGTTCACTGCCATCGAG TCCCAGTCAGAGAGCAACTCCATGTCCAAACACaagtcttcctcttccttcaccCCCTTCATCGACCCCCGTCTTCTCCAGATCTCTCCATCCAGTGGCAGCTCCCTCAACAACATGG CAGGATTTGGGCAGGACGGACGGCTGGCGGACCCTCTGAGGTCCGACCCTTCCCGTAAAGGCTCAGTGGTCAACGTCAACCCAGTCAACACGCGCCCGCCCAGCGACACACCTGAGATTCGCAAGTACAAGAAGAGGTTCAACTCTGAGATTCTGTGTGCTGCACTGTGGG GAGTGAACCTGCTGGTGGGGACAGAGAGCGGTCTGATGCTGCTGGATCGAAGCGGTCAGGGGAAGGTCTACCCGCTGATCAACAGACGACGCATCCAGCAAATGGATGTCCTGGAGGGACTCAATGTCTTGGTCACCATATCAG GTAAAAAGAACAAGCTGCGAGTGTATTACCTGTCGTGGCTGAGAAACAAAATTTTGCACAATGACCCTGAGGTGGAGAAGAAGCAGGGTTGGGTTAACGTGGGCGACCTGGAGGGTTGCGTCCACTACAAAGTTG tgaaataTGAAAGGATTAAGTTCTTGGTGCTGGCCTTGAAGAACGCTGTGGAGGTGTACGCCTGGGCGCCCAAACCCTACCACAAATTCATGGCCTTCAAG TCTTTTGGTGACCTGGTGCACAAGCCTCTGCTGGTTGACCTGACAGTGGAGGAAGGTCAGAGGTTAAAGGTCATCTACGGCTCCTGCTCAGGCTTCCATGCCGTGGATGTGGACTCCGGTGCCGTCTACGACATCTACCTGCCCACACAC ATCCAGACCAGCATTCAGTGCCACGCCATCATCATCTTGCCCAACACTGACGGGATCGAGCTGCTGGTGTGTTACGAGGACGAGGGCGTCTACGTCAACACCTACGGACGCATCACCAAGGACGTGGTGCTGCAGTGGGGAGAGATGCCAACTTCAGTGG CCTACATTAGGTCAAACCAGATCATGGGCTGGGGTGAGAAGGCCATAGAGATCCGCTCAGTGGAGACGGGCCACCTGGACGGCGTCTTCATGCACAAGAGAGCCCAGAGACTCAAGTTCCTTTGTGAGAGGAATGACAAG GTCTTCTTCGCCTCTGTGCGCCCCGGAGGTGCCAGCCAGGTGTACTTTATGACCCTGGGACGCACTTCTCTTATGAGCTGGTAG
- the LOC121627187 gene encoding mitogen-activated protein kinase kinase kinase kinase 4-like isoform X14, with translation MANDSPAKSLVDIDLASLRDPAGIFELVEVVGNGTYGQVYKGRHVKTGQLAAIKVMDVTEDEEEEIKLEINMLKKYSHHRNIATYYGAFIKKSPPGHDDQLWLVMEFCGAGSITDLVKNTKGNQLKEDWIAYISREILRGLAHLHAHHVIHRDIKGQNVLLTENAEVKLVDFGVSAQLDRTVGRRNTFIGTPYWMAPEVIACDENPDATYDYRSDLWSCGITAIEMAEGAPPLCDMHPMRALFLIPRNPPPRLKSKKWSKKFFSFIEGCLVKNYTQRPPTEQLLKHPFIRDQPNERQVRIQLKDHIDRTKKKRGEKDETEYEYSGSEEEEEDPPEQEGEPSSIVNVPGESTLRRDFIRLQQENKERSEALRRQQLLQEQQLREQEEYKRQLLAERQKRIEQQKEQRRRLEEQQRREREMRRQQEREQRRREQEEKRRIEEMDRRRKEEEERRRAEDEKRRNDREQEYIRRQLEEEQRHLEMLQEQLLREQAMLLADERYRKNIQGSPQTAPPPKQPPLPPRSSEPFSNGSSASEASAMHRPMEPQVPVRTTSRSPVLSRRESPLPSQPGNQGGQRNAGGNVEQRPLWDRVEKLQPRPGSGSSSGSSNSSSQASPGDRFRPRSSSKSEGSPLQRPDNVPKKQDEKNLARPTRPAGDADLTALAKELRAVDDVRPHHKVTDYSSSSEESGTTDEEDDEEVDQEAGEESTSGAEDSRAGYPHGFCRRLSNGETESARTMLVEDSESEQAITPSKDGTLVIRQSQSESNSMSKHKSSSSFTPFIDPRLLQISPSSGSSLNNMAGFGQDGRLADPLRSDPSRKGSVVNVNPVNTRPPSDTPEIRKYKKRFNSEILCAALWGVNLLVGTESGLMLLDRSGQGKVYPLINRRRIQQMDVLEGLNVLVTISGKKNKLRVYYLSWLRNKILHNDPEVEKKQGWVNVGDLEGCVHYKVVKYERIKFLVLALKNAVEVYAWAPKPYHKFMAFKSFGDLVHKPLLVDLTVEEGQRLKVIYGSCSGFHAVDVDSGAVYDIYLPTHIQTSIQCHAIIILPNTDGIELLVCYEDEGVYVNTYGRITKDVVLQWGEMPTSVAYIRSNQIMGWGEKAIEIRSVETGHLDGVFMHKRAQRLKFLCERNDKVFFASVRPGGASQVYFMTLGRTSLMSW, from the exons ATGGCGAACGACTCTCCAGCTAAAAGTCTGGTAGACATAGACTTGGCTTCGTTGCGG gATCCAGCTGGGATATTTGAATTGGTGGAGGTAGTTGGAAATGGCACCTATGGACAAGTATACAAG GGGCGTCATGTCAAGACTGGACAGCTGGCTGCCATCAAAGTCATGGACGTCACAGAG gatgaagaggaggaaattaAACTGGAGATCAATATGTTGAAGAAGTATTCCCACCACCGAAACATAGCCACCTACTATGGTGCTTTCATTAAAAAGAGCCCCCCGGGACACGATGACCAGCTATGG TTGGTGATGGAGTTCTGTGGAGCTGGTTCGATCACAGACCTGGTGAAGAACACCAAGGGGAACCAGCTGAAGGAAGACTGGATCGCCTACATCTCCAGAGAGATCCTAAGG gGCCTTGCCCACCTACATGCCCACCACGTCATCCACCGTGACATCAAGGGCCAGAACGTCCTGTTGACTGAGAATGCCGAAGTCAAACTAG TTGACTTTGGCGTGAGTGCTCAGCTGGACAGGACAGTGGGGAGGAGGAACACCTTCATTGGCACCCCTTATTGGATGGCCCCTGAGGTCATTGCTTGTGACGAGAACCCAGACGCCACATATGATTACAGA AGTGATCTGTGGTCTTGTGGTATCACAGCTATTGAAATGGCTGAAGGAGCACCAC CACTTTGTGACATGCACCCAATGCGTGCACTCTTCCTCATTCCAAGAAACCCTCCTCCCCGGCTCAAATCTAAAAAATG GTCCAAAAAGTTTTTTAGTTTCATCGAGGGCTGTCTGGTGAAGAACTACACGCAGCGCCCCCcgacagagcagctgctgaagcaCCCCTTCATCCGAGACCAGCCCAACGAGAGGCAAGTCCGCATTCAGCTCAAAGACCACATCGACCGCaccaagaagaagagaggagagaagg ATGAGACAGAGTATGAGTACAGTggcagtgaagaggaggaagaggatccTCCAGAGCAGGAGGGGGAACCCAG CTCCATTGTCAATGTGCCAGGTGAGTCAACTCTGCGCCGCGACTTCATCCGCCTGCAGCAGGAGAACAAGGAGCGATCAGAGGCCCTCCGTcgccagcagctcctccaggagCAGCAGCTCCGGGAGCAGGAGGAGTACAAGCGCCAACTTCTGGCCGAGAGGCAGAAGCGCATTGAGCAacagaaggagcagaggaggcggCTGGAGGAG CAACAGCGACGCGAGCGGGAGATGAGGAGGCAACAGGAGCGCGAGCAGCGTCGTCGTGAGCAAGAGGAGAAGAGGCGTATTGAGGAGATGGATCGTCGACGtaaagaagaggaggaacgCCGGAGGGCAGAGGATGAGAAGAGAAGGAACGATCGTGAACAG GAGTACATCAGGcgtcagctggaggaggagcagagacacctggagatgctgcaggagcagctgctcCGTGAACAGGCCATGCTGCTG GCCGACGAGCGGTACCGTAAGAACATTCAGGGCTCCCCTCAGACTGCCCCTCCTCCCAAGCAGCCCCCTCTGCCTCCCCGCTCCTCTGAACCGTTCTCCAATGGTAGCTCCGCCTCCGAGGCCTCCGCCATGCACCGGCCAATGGAGCCTCAG GTCCCGGTAAGGACAACATCCAGGTCTCCAGTGCTGTCGCGCCGTGAGTCCCCTCTGCCATCACAACCCGGCAACCAGGGCGGACAGAGGAACGCTGGCGG TAATGTGGAGCAGCGCCCACTGTGGGACCGCGTGGAGAAGCTGCAGCCTCGGCCAGGCAGCGGCAGCTCCTCCGGCTCCTCCAACTCCAGCTCCCAGGCCAGTCCTGGTGACCGCTTCAGGCCACGCT CTTCCTCCAAATCTGAAGGGTCGCCACTCCAGCGGCCCGACAATGTTcccaaaaaacaagatgaaaagaaCCTCGCCAGACCTACTCGACCAGCT GGTGATGCG GACCTGACAGCTCTGGCCAAGGAGCTTCGTGCAGTAGACGACGTGAGGCCTCACCACAAGGTCACGGACTACTCCTCATCAAGCGAGGAGTCGGGCACCACTGACGAGGAAGACGATGAGGAGGTGGACCAGGAGGCGGGAGAGGAATCCACCTCTGGAGCCGAGGACTCCAGGGCTGG ATATCCCCATGGCTTCTGCAGGAGGCTGAGTAACGGGGAGACGGAGTCTGCTAGGACTATGCTGGTTGAGGACTCAGAGAGCGAGCAAGCCATTACGCCCTCCAAGGATGGCACGCTGGTCATCAGACAG TCCCAGTCAGAGAGCAACTCCATGTCCAAACACaagtcttcctcttccttcaccCCCTTCATCGACCCCCGTCTTCTCCAGATCTCTCCATCCAGTGGCAGCTCCCTCAACAACATGG CAGGATTTGGGCAGGACGGACGGCTGGCGGACCCTCTGAGGTCCGACCCTTCCCGTAAAGGCTCAGTGGTCAACGTCAACCCAGTCAACACGCGCCCGCCCAGCGACACACCTGAGATTCGCAAGTACAAGAAGAGGTTCAACTCTGAGATTCTGTGTGCTGCACTGTGGG GAGTGAACCTGCTGGTGGGGACAGAGAGCGGTCTGATGCTGCTGGATCGAAGCGGTCAGGGGAAGGTCTACCCGCTGATCAACAGACGACGCATCCAGCAAATGGATGTCCTGGAGGGACTCAATGTCTTGGTCACCATATCAG GTAAAAAGAACAAGCTGCGAGTGTATTACCTGTCGTGGCTGAGAAACAAAATTTTGCACAATGACCCTGAGGTGGAGAAGAAGCAGGGTTGGGTTAACGTGGGCGACCTGGAGGGTTGCGTCCACTACAAAGTTG tgaaataTGAAAGGATTAAGTTCTTGGTGCTGGCCTTGAAGAACGCTGTGGAGGTGTACGCCTGGGCGCCCAAACCCTACCACAAATTCATGGCCTTCAAG TCTTTTGGTGACCTGGTGCACAAGCCTCTGCTGGTTGACCTGACAGTGGAGGAAGGTCAGAGGTTAAAGGTCATCTACGGCTCCTGCTCAGGCTTCCATGCCGTGGATGTGGACTCCGGTGCCGTCTACGACATCTACCTGCCCACACAC ATCCAGACCAGCATTCAGTGCCACGCCATCATCATCTTGCCCAACACTGACGGGATCGAGCTGCTGGTGTGTTACGAGGACGAGGGCGTCTACGTCAACACCTACGGACGCATCACCAAGGACGTGGTGCTGCAGTGGGGAGAGATGCCAACTTCAGTGG CCTACATTAGGTCAAACCAGATCATGGGCTGGGGTGAGAAGGCCATAGAGATCCGCTCAGTGGAGACGGGCCACCTGGACGGCGTCTTCATGCACAAGAGAGCCCAGAGACTCAAGTTCCTTTGTGAGAGGAATGACAAG GTCTTCTTCGCCTCTGTGCGCCCCGGAGGTGCCAGCCAGGTGTACTTTATGACCCTGGGACGCACTTCTCTTATGAGCTGGTAG
- the LOC121627187 gene encoding mitogen-activated protein kinase kinase kinase kinase 4-like isoform X10, with translation MANDSPAKSLVDIDLASLRDPAGIFELVEVVGNGTYGQVYKGRHVKTGQLAAIKVMDVTEDEEEEIKLEINMLKKYSHHRNIATYYGAFIKKSPPGHDDQLWLVMEFCGAGSITDLVKNTKGNQLKEDWIAYISREILRGLAHLHAHHVIHRDIKGQNVLLTENAEVKLVDFGVSAQLDRTVGRRNTFIGTPYWMAPEVIACDENPDATYDYRSDLWSCGITAIEMAEGAPPLCDMHPMRALFLIPRNPPPRLKSKKWSKKFFSFIEGCLVKNYTQRPPTEQLLKHPFIRDQPNERQVRIQLKDHIDRTKKKRGEKDETEYEYSGSEEEEEDPPEQEGEPSSIVNVPGESTLRRDFIRLQQENKERSEALRRQQLLQEQQLREQEEYKRQLLAERQKRIEQQKEQRRRLEEQQRREREMRRQQEREQRRREQEEKRRIEEMDRRRKEEEERRRAEDEKRRNDREQEYIRRQLEEEQRHLEMLQEQLLREQAMLLADERYRKNIQGSPQTAPPPKQPPLPPRSSEPFSNGSSASEASAMHRPMEPQVPVRTTSRSPVLSRRESPLPSQPGNQGGQRNAGGNVEQRPLWDRVEKLQPRPGSGSSSGSSNSSSQASPGDRFRPRSSSKSEGSPLQRPDNVPKKQDEKNLARPTRPADLTALAKELRAVDDVRPHHKVTDYSSSSEESGTTDEEDDEEVDQEAGEESTSGAEDSRAGYPHGFCRRLSNGETESARTMLVEDSESEQAITPSKDGTLVIRQSTVDIKRLVNLSSSSSSAGPGHGHGQPQPPSHGLPEKNGFAGRIHHLPDLIQQSHHSPSSSTTIPSASSTSSSSSSSFPSSSSLASPAMSPQNPLDKFTAIESQSESNSMSKHKSSSSFTPFIDPRLLQISPSSGSSLNNMAGFGQDGRLADPLRSDPSRKGSVVNVNPVNTRPPSDTPEIRKYKKRFNSEILCAALWGVNLLVGTESGLMLLDRSGQGKVYPLINRRRIQQMDVLEGLNVLVTISGKKNKLRVYYLSWLRNKILHNDPEVEKKQGWVNVGDLEGCVHYKVVKYERIKFLVLALKNAVEVYAWAPKPYHKFMAFKSFGDLVHKPLLVDLTVEEGQRLKVIYGSCSGFHAVDVDSGAVYDIYLPTHIQTSIQCHAIIILPNTDGIELLVCYEDEGVYVNTYGRITKDVVLQWGEMPTSVAYIRSNQIMGWGEKAIEIRSVETGHLDGVFMHKRAQRLKFLCERNDKVFFASVRPGGASQVYFMTLGRTSLMSW, from the exons ATGGCGAACGACTCTCCAGCTAAAAGTCTGGTAGACATAGACTTGGCTTCGTTGCGG gATCCAGCTGGGATATTTGAATTGGTGGAGGTAGTTGGAAATGGCACCTATGGACAAGTATACAAG GGGCGTCATGTCAAGACTGGACAGCTGGCTGCCATCAAAGTCATGGACGTCACAGAG gatgaagaggaggaaattaAACTGGAGATCAATATGTTGAAGAAGTATTCCCACCACCGAAACATAGCCACCTACTATGGTGCTTTCATTAAAAAGAGCCCCCCGGGACACGATGACCAGCTATGG TTGGTGATGGAGTTCTGTGGAGCTGGTTCGATCACAGACCTGGTGAAGAACACCAAGGGGAACCAGCTGAAGGAAGACTGGATCGCCTACATCTCCAGAGAGATCCTAAGG gGCCTTGCCCACCTACATGCCCACCACGTCATCCACCGTGACATCAAGGGCCAGAACGTCCTGTTGACTGAGAATGCCGAAGTCAAACTAG TTGACTTTGGCGTGAGTGCTCAGCTGGACAGGACAGTGGGGAGGAGGAACACCTTCATTGGCACCCCTTATTGGATGGCCCCTGAGGTCATTGCTTGTGACGAGAACCCAGACGCCACATATGATTACAGA AGTGATCTGTGGTCTTGTGGTATCACAGCTATTGAAATGGCTGAAGGAGCACCAC CACTTTGTGACATGCACCCAATGCGTGCACTCTTCCTCATTCCAAGAAACCCTCCTCCCCGGCTCAAATCTAAAAAATG GTCCAAAAAGTTTTTTAGTTTCATCGAGGGCTGTCTGGTGAAGAACTACACGCAGCGCCCCCcgacagagcagctgctgaagcaCCCCTTCATCCGAGACCAGCCCAACGAGAGGCAAGTCCGCATTCAGCTCAAAGACCACATCGACCGCaccaagaagaagagaggagagaagg ATGAGACAGAGTATGAGTACAGTggcagtgaagaggaggaagaggatccTCCAGAGCAGGAGGGGGAACCCAG CTCCATTGTCAATGTGCCAGGTGAGTCAACTCTGCGCCGCGACTTCATCCGCCTGCAGCAGGAGAACAAGGAGCGATCAGAGGCCCTCCGTcgccagcagctcctccaggagCAGCAGCTCCGGGAGCAGGAGGAGTACAAGCGCCAACTTCTGGCCGAGAGGCAGAAGCGCATTGAGCAacagaaggagcagaggaggcggCTGGAGGAG CAACAGCGACGCGAGCGGGAGATGAGGAGGCAACAGGAGCGCGAGCAGCGTCGTCGTGAGCAAGAGGAGAAGAGGCGTATTGAGGAGATGGATCGTCGACGtaaagaagaggaggaacgCCGGAGGGCAGAGGATGAGAAGAGAAGGAACGATCGTGAACAG GAGTACATCAGGcgtcagctggaggaggagcagagacacctggagatgctgcaggagcagctgctcCGTGAACAGGCCATGCTGCTG GCCGACGAGCGGTACCGTAAGAACATTCAGGGCTCCCCTCAGACTGCCCCTCCTCCCAAGCAGCCCCCTCTGCCTCCCCGCTCCTCTGAACCGTTCTCCAATGGTAGCTCCGCCTCCGAGGCCTCCGCCATGCACCGGCCAATGGAGCCTCAG GTCCCGGTAAGGACAACATCCAGGTCTCCAGTGCTGTCGCGCCGTGAGTCCCCTCTGCCATCACAACCCGGCAACCAGGGCGGACAGAGGAACGCTGGCGG TAATGTGGAGCAGCGCCCACTGTGGGACCGCGTGGAGAAGCTGCAGCCTCGGCCAGGCAGCGGCAGCTCCTCCGGCTCCTCCAACTCCAGCTCCCAGGCCAGTCCTGGTGACCGCTTCAGGCCACGCT CTTCCTCCAAATCTGAAGGGTCGCCACTCCAGCGGCCCGACAATGTTcccaaaaaacaagatgaaaagaaCCTCGCCAGACCTACTCGACCAGCT GACCTGACAGCTCTGGCCAAGGAGCTTCGTGCAGTAGACGACGTGAGGCCTCACCACAAGGTCACGGACTACTCCTCATCAAGCGAGGAGTCGGGCACCACTGACGAGGAAGACGATGAGGAGGTGGACCAGGAGGCGGGAGAGGAATCCACCTCTGGAGCCGAGGACTCCAGGGCTGG ATATCCCCATGGCTTCTGCAGGAGGCTGAGTAACGGGGAGACGGAGTCTGCTAGGACTATGCTGGTTGAGGACTCAGAGAGCGAGCAAGCCATTACGCCCTCCAAGGATGGCACGCTGGTCATCAGACAG AGCACAGTTGACATAAAGCGGTTGGTCAatctctcatcctcctcctcctcggctgGCCCTGGCCACGGCCACGGCCAGCCCCAACCCCCCAGCCACGGCCTCCCAGAGAAAAACGGCTTTGCCGGCCGTATACACCACCTACCAGACCTTATCCAGCAGAGCCATCACTCCCCTTCCTCTTCCACGACCATCCCTTCCgcatcctccacctcctcctcctcctcctcctccttcccctcatCATCTAGCCTTGCCAGTCCTGCCATGTCCCCACAGAACCCCCTGGACAAGTTCACTGCCATCGAG TCCCAGTCAGAGAGCAACTCCATGTCCAAACACaagtcttcctcttccttcaccCCCTTCATCGACCCCCGTCTTCTCCAGATCTCTCCATCCAGTGGCAGCTCCCTCAACAACATGG CAGGATTTGGGCAGGACGGACGGCTGGCGGACCCTCTGAGGTCCGACCCTTCCCGTAAAGGCTCAGTGGTCAACGTCAACCCAGTCAACACGCGCCCGCCCAGCGACACACCTGAGATTCGCAAGTACAAGAAGAGGTTCAACTCTGAGATTCTGTGTGCTGCACTGTGGG GAGTGAACCTGCTGGTGGGGACAGAGAGCGGTCTGATGCTGCTGGATCGAAGCGGTCAGGGGAAGGTCTACCCGCTGATCAACAGACGACGCATCCAGCAAATGGATGTCCTGGAGGGACTCAATGTCTTGGTCACCATATCAG GTAAAAAGAACAAGCTGCGAGTGTATTACCTGTCGTGGCTGAGAAACAAAATTTTGCACAATGACCCTGAGGTGGAGAAGAAGCAGGGTTGGGTTAACGTGGGCGACCTGGAGGGTTGCGTCCACTACAAAGTTG tgaaataTGAAAGGATTAAGTTCTTGGTGCTGGCCTTGAAGAACGCTGTGGAGGTGTACGCCTGGGCGCCCAAACCCTACCACAAATTCATGGCCTTCAAG TCTTTTGGTGACCTGGTGCACAAGCCTCTGCTGGTTGACCTGACAGTGGAGGAAGGTCAGAGGTTAAAGGTCATCTACGGCTCCTGCTCAGGCTTCCATGCCGTGGATGTGGACTCCGGTGCCGTCTACGACATCTACCTGCCCACACAC ATCCAGACCAGCATTCAGTGCCACGCCATCATCATCTTGCCCAACACTGACGGGATCGAGCTGCTGGTGTGTTACGAGGACGAGGGCGTCTACGTCAACACCTACGGACGCATCACCAAGGACGTGGTGCTGCAGTGGGGAGAGATGCCAACTTCAGTGG CCTACATTAGGTCAAACCAGATCATGGGCTGGGGTGAGAAGGCCATAGAGATCCGCTCAGTGGAGACGGGCCACCTGGACGGCGTCTTCATGCACAAGAGAGCCCAGAGACTCAAGTTCCTTTGTGAGAGGAATGACAAG GTCTTCTTCGCCTCTGTGCGCCCCGGAGGTGCCAGCCAGGTGTACTTTATGACCCTGGGACGCACTTCTCTTATGAGCTGGTAG